A genomic window from Bacillus rossius redtenbacheri isolate Brsri chromosome 7, Brsri_v3, whole genome shotgun sequence includes:
- the LOC134534152 gene encoding guanine nucleotide-binding protein subunit beta-like protein 1 isoform X2: MAGMSDPEPRYILRSSLPAIHCAHFWKSGGRDVLLCGCEDGNVYSWDLETARTDGVPTLAAGAAQCLSLSSAGDLLVTQDRSGRVGLWSQGESAWTQLRSIALDYSGFCRVCVSGGGDDLLVCPQRVGTLEVYSAKTAGKVSALPSSGGDGPGKLGEVMTAKLVHLSGVPYVIAAYENCEIHLWDLRAEHSISKYLLPKCPIALEFDDTLGLGLCGNVSRKIPVFKLEKTGTFTTVAEIKLPAPGVSCVRMEPERKFVAVGCWNKTIQFISWKDKVASSPVQITVHKDVVQDICFSPWSVPSWESKCLMAACSKDSQVSLWDFLNVF, translated from the coding sequence ATGGCAGGTATGTCGGATCCGGAACCGAGGTACATACTGAGGTCCTCCCTGCCGGCGATCCACTGCGCACACTTCTGGAAGTCCGGCGGGCGGGACGTGCTGCTGTGCGGCTGCGAGGACGGCAACGTGTACTCGTGGGACCTGGAGACTGCTCGCACAGACGGCGTGCCGACGCTCGCCGCGGGAGCCGCGCAGTGCCTGTCCCTGAGCTCCGCGGGCGACCTGCTCGTCACCCAGGACAGGTCCGGTCGCGTGGGGCTGTGGTCGCAGGGGGAGAGCGCGTGGACCCAGCTGCGCTCCATCGCCCTCGACTACTCGGGCTTCTGCCGAGTGTGCGTCTCCGGGGGCGGGGACGACTTGCTGGTGTGCCCCCAGCGCGTCGGGACGCTGGAGGTGTACTCCGCCAAGACGGCGGGGAAGGTTTCAGCGCTCCCAAGCTCCGGAGGAGACGGACCGGGAAAACTCGGGGAAGTCATGACTGCTAAGCTCGTACACTTGTCCGGGGTACCCTACGTTATCGCCGCGTACGAGAACTGTGAAATACATCTATGGGACCTTAGAGCTGAGCATTCCATCAGTAAGTACCTGTTACCGAAATGCCCGATAGCTTTGGAGTTTGACGACACCTTGGGATTGGGTCTGTGCGGTAACGTATCCAGAAAAATTCCGGTATTTAAGCTGGAGAAGACTGGTACGTTCACGACCGTAGCCGAGATTAAACTGCCTGCGCCAGGTGTCTCGTGTGTCCGAATGGAGCCGGAAAGGAAATTTGTAGCCGTCGGTTGTTGGAACAAGACTATACAGTTTATTTCGTGGAAGGATAAGGTAGCTAGTTCTCCTGTCCAAATTACTGTGCATAAAGATGTTGTTCAAGACATTTGTTTCTCACCCTGGTCTGTTCCAAGCTGGGAGTCAAAGTGTCTAATGGCTGCCTGCAGTAAAGACTCCCAAGTGTCATTATgggattttttaaatgttttttaa
- the LOC134534152 gene encoding guanine nucleotide-binding protein subunit beta-like protein 1 isoform X1 gives MKIFLTTFFAGELHEMAGMSDPEPRYILRSSLPAIHCAHFWKSGGRDVLLCGCEDGNVYSWDLETARTDGVPTLAAGAAQCLSLSSAGDLLVTQDRSGRVGLWSQGESAWTQLRSIALDYSGFCRVCVSGGGDDLLVCPQRVGTLEVYSAKTAGKVSALPSSGGDGPGKLGEVMTAKLVHLSGVPYVIAAYENCEIHLWDLRAEHSISKYLLPKCPIALEFDDTLGLGLCGNVSRKIPVFKLEKTGTFTTVAEIKLPAPGVSCVRMEPERKFVAVGCWNKTIQFISWKDKVASSPVQITVHKDVVQDICFSPWSVPSWESKCLMAACSKDSQVSLWDFLNVF, from the exons ATGAAGATTTTTCTAAC TACTTTCTTTGCAGGTGAGCTGCACGAGATGGCAGGTATGTCGGATCCGGAACCGAGGTACATACTGAGGTCCTCCCTGCCGGCGATCCACTGCGCACACTTCTGGAAGTCCGGCGGGCGGGACGTGCTGCTGTGCGGCTGCGAGGACGGCAACGTGTACTCGTGGGACCTGGAGACTGCTCGCACAGACGGCGTGCCGACGCTCGCCGCGGGAGCCGCGCAGTGCCTGTCCCTGAGCTCCGCGGGCGACCTGCTCGTCACCCAGGACAGGTCCGGTCGCGTGGGGCTGTGGTCGCAGGGGGAGAGCGCGTGGACCCAGCTGCGCTCCATCGCCCTCGACTACTCGGGCTTCTGCCGAGTGTGCGTCTCCGGGGGCGGGGACGACTTGCTGGTGTGCCCCCAGCGCGTCGGGACGCTGGAGGTGTACTCCGCCAAGACGGCGGGGAAGGTTTCAGCGCTCCCAAGCTCCGGAGGAGACGGACCGGGAAAACTCGGGGAAGTCATGACTGCTAAGCTCGTACACTTGTCCGGGGTACCCTACGTTATCGCCGCGTACGAGAACTGTGAAATACATCTATGGGACCTTAGAGCTGAGCATTCCATCAGTAAGTACCTGTTACCGAAATGCCCGATAGCTTTGGAGTTTGACGACACCTTGGGATTGGGTCTGTGCGGTAACGTATCCAGAAAAATTCCGGTATTTAAGCTGGAGAAGACTGGTACGTTCACGACCGTAGCCGAGATTAAACTGCCTGCGCCAGGTGTCTCGTGTGTCCGAATGGAGCCGGAAAGGAAATTTGTAGCCGTCGGTTGTTGGAACAAGACTATACAGTTTATTTCGTGGAAGGATAAGGTAGCTAGTTCTCCTGTCCAAATTACTGTGCATAAAGATGTTGTTCAAGACATTTGTTTCTCACCCTGGTCTGTTCCAAGCTGGGAGTCAAAGTGTCTAATGGCTGCCTGCAGTAAAGACTCCCAAGTGTCATTATgggattttttaaatgttttttaa